Part of the Salminus brasiliensis chromosome 2, fSalBra1.hap2, whole genome shotgun sequence genome, TGCGTTCTTTCTCATTCAGTGGGTGAGAAACTAGTAACTTGgtgttgagttgtttttaaatttttaccCATAGTTACAATCATATTTTATTCTCAAAGGTTTCTTGCTTTGTGGTAGTAAGATTTTCGTAATGCGTCCAGATTTTGTCGTCCATCGAAACACCGCCttcaaaatgcaaaaatacCCATAATGCCTTTTTCTTTTGCTGTTTACAACATGCCATGGCTTTTAAGTGCTTCACATTTTACTAATTGTGTTTTCTTGCTGCTATTTTCTTAGAATGTTCTTGTACAATAATAGTATGTTGGtataatatttttgtaaataatttagaaattaattgcaaatataaatatattacccGGCGAGGCCTGTGCCCCCTCGACACGCAGTACTTCAACAAGTTCAAACCAGGCCTCATCCACTTGGACTGAAACTGAAACTTCAGGTATGACTGATGAAGAAATCAAGTCAGATATCCTAGCCTCACTGAGGGAAGATATATCCAAAATAATAAGGCAAGaattggagtgtgtgtttactgacaaTTTTAATGCTCTACAAAGTGAGTTGATGTGGCGGGAGGTCTGTTGACATGGTCTGACGAAGTGATTACTGACTGCTGAAACTTGCCTTAAAAGCCAAGTTGAAACCCTTAAAGAAAAGAATGATGATTAGAGGGCAGAATGAGAAGGGGGAATGTTTGAATAGTTGGCGGGGGGTCTTAACTGTGTCTTGTCAcagcacatggacagacaaccCGAATCGAAAGCCCCCCTCCCTAAAATGAGTAAGATGCTTAGACATCAATCTTTTGAACTGGGTCTTGTTGATTTGTTGAGAAGTAAATTCACAAGACACAGAGACTTTACACACTATTCATGTACAACTGCATCCTATTCCAGGATTGACTATTTTTGAACCCCCAAATTAGAGTTACATGGGGTAATAGACATTATGATACCTCTTATACTCTTTATTTAActcactttttttatttcctaaTGCAAACtggaagaaggaaaaaatgCTATGTATGGAAACATTCTGTCTTATGACTTTAAAAAAATCTTCTGTATTTTTATCACAGATTTTTTGGCagtttggttttaggttgtgtggGCTTTCTGTTTAGATTCAGCTTTTGAGCTTTGCGTTCTGTCTCATGCAGTGGGTGAGAAACTAGTAACTTGGTGGTGATTTGTTTTAAGGCTTCCTTGCTTTGCCGCCTTCACAATGCAAAAATACCCATAATGCCTTTTCCTTTTGCTGTTTAAAACATGCCATGGCATTTAAGTGCTTCATATTTGGATAATTGTGTTTTCTTGCATGTATTTGCTTTGAATGTTCTAGTACAATAATAGTATGTTTGTATAACGCAGTTCATAATTCAGAAAGTAAGTGTGATAAACTGGTTACCATTGTTGAAATCTGAAGTAAAGTAGGTGTACATATATACTTCTGAAAAGGGTCAgcgttgttttgttttttttttgttttttttgtaaaagcatTATCAAAGCTGTTGAGTTtaattctgtgtgtgttcattactgGTAAAAAGATCTACCCAATACCCCACCATGCTGATTTGAAATATAATCAACCATggcattgttttctttttatacagaattaaaagattgttttaaGAATAAGCTTGAATTTTGTTTCAGTATTATCTGTTGCAGTCAAGACAATTTGTTTGGCAGTAGGTTCAGCTTTGTGTTTCATCTCATCAAGTGGGTAAGAGACTATTAACTTGGTGGTGAGTTGTTTTAagactgtttttattgttttttttaatttttgccCATAgttacaaacacattttttccTCAAGGGACCCTTGCTTTGTTGTGTTAAGATTCACGTAATGTGTCCGGATTTTGTTATCATTTGTAACGCCACCTTCACAATGCAAAAATACCCATAATGCTTTTTCCTTTTGCTGTTTGCAACATCCCATGCCTTTCTTGTGCTTCATATTTTACtaattgtgttttattgctgttattttCTTAAAATTTTGTACAATTCTAcaatttgcttttgtttttttgacttGGAAATATAATCAGCCATGGcaattttttttgttctgtaatGAGACTTGAGTCTTTTGGTTtcgtctctcttttttctcacaGTCAAGGCAGTTTCTTGGCAATTAGTTTTTAGCTTGTGTGGGTATTATGTTTAGGTTCAGCTTTTGAGCTTTGCGTTCTGTCTCATCCAGTGGGTGAGAAAATAGTAACTTGGTGGTGATTTGGCtggttttattgatttttaatttttgGCCCATagtaacaaacacatttttctcaAGGGTCCCGTGCTTTGTTGTGTTAAGATTCCGGTAATGCTTTTGGATTTTTTTGTCAATCGGAACAGCGACTTCACAATGCAAAAATACCCACAATGCTTTTCCCTTTTGCTTTCTACGACATGCCATGGCTTTTAAGTGCTTCATATTTTACTAACTGTGTTTTCTTGCTGCAATTGTCTTAAAATGTATGTTGGTATAACGCAATTCGGAAAGTAATTCAGAAAGTAATTGAAATAACCTGGTTACCATTCTTGAAATCCTCTGTAAAGTAGGTGTACATATATAGAGTTCTAAGTAGATATAACTTCTGTATTTTTGGCAATATTGTAGAGTGTAAATTTAATATGAGGTGTGATCATTGCTGGTTAAAAATACTGAAAGTTGCTGGTTGAAAATGGAGTTTGTATCTTTGGTTTCTTCAGGCTATTTGTGCTGCAATCAAGGCAGTATTATAGCAGTTTGGTTTTAGATTGTGTGGGCATTCTGTTTGGTGGGTTGTTTTAAGActgcttttattcatttttttaatgtttttgccTATAGATATAATGAGATTTTTCTCAAGGGTCCTTTCCTTTGTTATGTTAAGATTCTCGTGATGTGTTTGGATGTTCTTGTCAATCACAACACCGCCTTGACATTGCAAAAATAACCATACTTTTTCCTTTTGTTGAGCACGGAGAACACAAAGAGCACAAATATGACTAAGAAAGAGcacaaagaacacacacatgaacCCATACATGAGTACAAATATggaaatacattaataaataagtgTAGACATATGGAAACAGATAAATGCCAAAATGTGGCGAAAGAAATAAatacactaaaacaaacaaaaaaatagagAAATTAATGTGAAATTGTGAAAATACCAAAGTAAAGATGTGGAAGTATGTGACTGATTTTACTGACTGCAGTGATTCATGTCCTAAAGTAACTAGACACCCTTTCTTCTGATtaaattcagctgctttacgGCATCTGACACAGCTGTATTATTTCCATAGAAaaacactgaccaatagaacaggactttcTACAGAAACTTTGTGGTGACAGACCCGGTTTCTAAATCTAGTCTCAGATCAAACAGATCTGACACTAAACTTTAGTATGAGTGAGGCCTTCATTCATCAGACCTGGCTGTATTCAGTCAGCTCAGTCTCATCACTGCAATGTGCTTCATGTGTTGCTAAGGTAACTGAAGGGGCATAGCACTGtacacagcactgtgtgtcCATACAGTCCTATACAGCCAATGAAGAGACTGACCTCAGTGACCCGAGTCCTCCTCCATTGTGAGGTCATGTCGATGACATCACAGAGCCTATAAAAAGGCAGGTTCCCCCTCATTGGCTCAGTTCGGATTCAGCAGCTCGGGAGACGCTTGATTCCTGCGTTCACACTGACGCCATTTAGCTGATTTTGCCTAGAACCATCTTATCTAGAACCATAAAGAGGTTCTACATTTGCTTGGGATATACAGGGAACAGTCCTTACAACCTTCTTAACCTTCTGACTTTTATTTCCTCTTTCCATCTACAAGGGAAAATGCAAACCAAAGAAGTCCTGAGGAGTTTGGGCTACGAGGTGGTGGATTTCATTGGTAAAGGGAGTTACGGTGAGGTTAAGCTGGCCACATCTCAAAGGCACTCCAACCATGTGGCTATCAAAATAATGCACCGCAGGCTGGCATCACATATTTTTGTCTCTAAACTTCTGCCCCGGGAACTGGCCATTCTGAAAAGAGTAAagcaccctcacattgttcagGTGCATGAAATCTTTGAGATGCCAAACGGACAGGTGTTTattgtgatggaggctgccgCAATGGATCTTCAACAGAAGATCTGGGAGCTCGGCCGCATTCCCATTGGCCAAGCAAAAATGTGGTTCTCACAGCTGCTCAGTGCAGTGGCCTATCTACATCAGCAGAACATTGTCCATCGTGATCTTAAATGTAAAAACGTTCTGCTGACTGCTAACGACCAAGTCAAATTAACCGACTTTGGTTTAGGCCGTTTTTCAAGGGGCTTTCCTGACTTAAGCAAGACCTATTATTGCACTCCCGAGTATGGTGCACCTGAGGTGCTTTTGGAACAACCctatgatccaaaaaaaagtgaCGTGTGGAGTCTAGGTATTATCTTTTACTCCATGGTCACCGGATCCACACCCTTCAAAGTTAACAGTTTGAAGAGTCTCCTACGTGTCCAGCGAGAACCCTTGGTGTTCCCACGTAGgatcacagtggaggagccctgtcgGGCCTTCATATCTTATATGCTGCAGTACGACCCCTCCACTCGGCCGTCTGTGACAGAGGTGGCACAGCACCCTTGGCTGCAGCCGAGGCAGGAACGGTAAGTAAACCACTGTGCAGGTAT contains:
- the LOC140549671 gene encoding testis-specific serine/threonine-protein kinase 6-like; translated protein: MQTKEVLRSLGYEVVDFIGKGSYGEVKLATSQRHSNHVAIKIMHRRLASHIFVSKLLPRELAILKRVKHPHIVQVHEIFEMPNGQVFIVMEAAAMDLQQKIWELGRIPIGQAKMWFSQLLSAVAYLHQQNIVHRDLKCKNVLLTANDQVKLTDFGLGRFSRGFPDLSKTYYCTPEYGAPEVLLEQPYDPKKSDVWSLGIIFYSMVTGSTPFKVNSLKSLLRVQREPLVFPRRITVEEPCRAFISYMLQYDPSTRPSVTEVAQHPWLQPRQERVIGRFVVVPVEDLCPDVNPLETSEEESQSSFSLNSNIDSISSSASENGLVFFSTHQSTEEESPSSSLSRDVDVLSSHGVRCETLMPEQKDNSSGAGASLTCQRVEAVEEHYGCVSCSPVCAAIKRAANAYVKAPILRASRSLRRRMRKLFRVNSVVHDTTSISQQSAPHSASPSEAPACLCSEQRLKDVTVDVPLHGLVVETAPVLPQPTVQKGTRRLRFPKFKILKKTEIIHPL